From the genome of Pseudomonadota bacterium, one region includes:
- a CDS encoding acyl-CoA dehydrogenase family protein — MPNFFTDNPDLLFHFDHLELEEVVALIEHDYEQAAVFSDAPTDYQDALHNYREVLTLAGQIAGDFIAPRAAQVDLEGNRLEDDRVIYATGIREALDRLGQAELMGVTLPRRYGGLNFPTTIYIMAIEMISRADASLMNIYGLQDIAETINRFGNDAQREQFLPQFASGACTGAMVLTEPDAGSDLQAVKLQAYEDAQGGWRLRGVKRFITNGCGDILLVLARSEPGSKDGRGLSLFVCSSDETVKVRRLEHKLGIHGSPTCELQFNDTPAQLVGKRKFGLIKYVMDLMNGARLGVAAQALGIAQAAYEEALRYARARRQFGQVIANLPVVANMLIDMRVLLESNRSLLYAVAQWVDRRDKYTEHAARLRERGEPSAEASERAKQATQVAALLTPLVKYVLSEAANKITYDALQIHGGAGYMREFAIERLTRDARVTNIYEGTSQLQIVAAAGPVMKDLLAAHFAAAEAKDYKGHLMGLADKLKEIRRLFLDSREAVVGKGDKAFEEVAARELVDLYGYLFVGYLLLEQAQLDGRKVFIAKRYIVSALAEARKRAELVTGDNFADVIHADKILV, encoded by the coding sequence ATGCCGAATTTCTTCACCGACAACCCCGATCTGCTCTTTCACTTCGACCACCTCGAGCTCGAGGAGGTGGTCGCGCTCATCGAGCATGACTACGAGCAGGCGGCGGTCTTTTCCGACGCGCCGACGGACTATCAGGACGCGCTGCATAACTACCGCGAGGTGCTGACGCTGGCCGGCCAGATCGCCGGCGACTTCATCGCGCCGCGCGCCGCGCAGGTCGACCTCGAGGGCAATCGCCTCGAGGACGATCGCGTGATCTACGCGACCGGCATTCGCGAGGCGCTCGACCGACTGGGGCAGGCCGAGCTGATGGGTGTGACGCTGCCGCGCAGGTATGGTGGGCTGAACTTCCCGACGACGATCTACATCATGGCGATCGAGATGATCTCTCGCGCCGATGCCTCGTTGATGAATATCTATGGCCTCCAGGACATCGCCGAGACGATCAACCGCTTCGGCAACGACGCCCAGCGCGAGCAATTCCTGCCGCAGTTCGCCAGCGGCGCCTGTACCGGGGCGATGGTGTTGACCGAGCCCGACGCGGGCTCGGACCTGCAGGCGGTCAAGCTCCAGGCCTACGAGGATGCCCAGGGCGGCTGGCGCCTGCGTGGGGTCAAGCGCTTCATCACCAACGGCTGCGGTGACATTCTCCTCGTGCTCGCGCGCTCGGAGCCGGGCAGCAAGGATGGGCGCGGCCTCAGCCTCTTCGTCTGCAGCAGCGACGAGACCGTCAAGGTGCGGCGGCTCGAGCATAAGCTGGGCATTCACGGTTCGCCGACCTGCGAGCTGCAGTTCAACGACACGCCAGCCCAGCTCGTGGGCAAGCGCAAGTTCGGGCTGATCAAGTACGTGATGGACCTGATGAACGGCGCGCGGCTCGGGGTCGCGGCGCAGGCGCTCGGGATCGCCCAGGCGGCCTACGAGGAGGCCCTGCGCTACGCGCGGGCCCGGCGGCAGTTCGGCCAGGTGATCGCCAACCTCCCCGTCGTGGCCAACATGCTGATCGACATGCGGGTGCTGCTCGAGAGCAATCGCTCGCTGCTCTACGCCGTCGCGCAATGGGTCGATCGGCGCGACAAGTACACGGAGCACGCGGCCCGCCTGCGCGAGCGTGGCGAGCCGAGCGCCGAGGCCAGCGAGCGCGCCAAGCAGGCGACGCAGGTGGCGGCGCTCTTGACCCCGCTGGTGAAATACGTGCTCTCGGAGGCGGCGAACAAGATCACCTACGACGCGCTACAGATCCACGGCGGCGCTGGCTACATGCGAGAGTTTGCGATCGAGCGCCTGACGCGGGATGCGCGGGTCACCAACATCTATGAGGGCACCTCGCAGCTGCAGATCGTGGCCGCGGCCGGCCCGGTGATGAAGGACCTGCTCGCGGCGCACTTCGCGGCGGCCGAGGCCAAGGACTACAAGGGCCATCTGATGGGGCTCGCCGACAAGCTGAAGGAGATTCGCCGGCTCTTCCTCGACAGCCGCGAGGCGGTGGTCGGCAAGGGGGACAAGGCCTTCGAAGAGGTCGCCGCGCGCGAGCTGGTCGACCTCTACGGCTATCTCTTCGTCGGTTACCTGCTCTTGGAACAGGCGCAGCTCGACGGCCGCAAGGTCTTCATCGCCAAGCGCTACATCGTCAGCGCGCTGGCCGAGGCGCGCAAGCGGGCCGAGCTCGTGACCGGCGATAATTTCGCCGACGTGATCCACGCCGACAAGATCCTCGTCTGA
- a CDS encoding ATP-binding protein, protein MVITDVRMPRGDGLSLAVAIRELSPATPITVITGHGSEQLVIVALRAGVIDFIKKPVRLEDLSAALLRMEAARELARRERVRLPRAARLLEHSWIFELGNDLEAIPAFVDVVLSTCAADLPQPQLVELNLALREVVLNAVEHGNLGLTFAEKARALELGTLPQVLAARAAELPYAARHARLTIRRLVDSLEIEVADEGSGFNWQGLPDPTDPDNLLAAHGRGILLAQLSVDRLSFNAEGNRAILRKQLRSPAWPT, encoded by the coding sequence ATGGTGATCACTGACGTGCGGATGCCGCGAGGGGATGGCCTTTCGTTGGCGGTGGCGATTCGCGAGCTCTCGCCGGCCACGCCGATCACCGTGATTACCGGCCACGGCAGCGAGCAGCTCGTGATCGTGGCGCTGCGCGCTGGGGTGATCGACTTCATCAAGAAGCCGGTGCGGCTTGAGGACCTGAGCGCGGCCCTGCTGCGGATGGAGGCCGCGCGCGAGCTGGCGCGGCGCGAGCGCGTGCGTCTCCCGCGGGCGGCGCGCCTGCTCGAGCACAGCTGGATCTTCGAGCTCGGCAATGACCTCGAGGCGATCCCGGCCTTCGTCGATGTGGTGCTCAGCACCTGCGCCGCCGACTTGCCGCAGCCGCAGCTCGTCGAGCTGAACCTGGCGCTGCGCGAGGTGGTGCTCAACGCCGTCGAGCACGGCAATCTTGGCCTGACCTTCGCCGAGAAGGCGCGAGCCCTGGAGCTGGGCACCTTGCCTCAGGTCCTGGCTGCCCGCGCGGCGGAGCTACCTTACGCGGCCCGGCACGCCCGGCTGACGATTCGGCGCCTCGTCGATAGCCTCGAGATCGAGGTCGCGGACGAGGGCTCGGGTTTCAACTGGCAGGGGCTGCCGGACCCGACCGATCCCGACAACCTGCTGGCCGCGCATGGGCGCGGGATCCTGCTCGCCCAGCTCTCGGTCGACCGCCTGAGCTTCAACGCGGAGGGCAACCGCGCCATCCTCCGCAAGCAGCTCCGTTCGCCGGCCTGGCCGACCTAG
- a CDS encoding insulinase family protein, which yields MQPPAPRAGVRLPLEGLSRVALPNGATLLLLRDNTLPLISVQLHLPCGAIDDPAAQGGLAAFTLEMLPQGTRRRGADAIAEAVEAAGAALDTRAGYEASQLVCSGRREQLPLCLGLVAELVRAPAFAPAEIEEVRRRLLGEVKDARDSPATLAALHFANQLYGDAHPAGRAISAESLARIGRAELIAFHQRHIVPQGTVLAVTGDVDPAAVTRQVRQLFGGWRGHAPRRAPPPALPPLAQGLRVLLVDKPDLSQSFFALGHAGPRRSDPAHDALRLANYVLGAGGFSSRLMQQVRSAGGKTYGISSVFDDHRDDGAFRIASFTRHEELVATLRLVLHELRELRRRPPSSAELRGAKGQLAGGYVLEYQTAAHLASALARAQLHGLPDSYVSELPLRLDALTTDAVAAAVDSHLRSDALVGAVVGRAATVGPLLQRAGIAFTTISYLAPISAAERSAAARPLP from the coding sequence ATGCAGCCCCCGGCCCCACGGGCCGGCGTGCGCTTGCCGCTCGAGGGCTTGAGCCGCGTGGCCCTGCCGAACGGCGCGACCCTGCTGCTGCTGCGCGACAACACCCTGCCGCTGATCTCCGTGCAGCTCCACCTGCCTTGCGGGGCCATCGACGACCCAGCTGCGCAGGGAGGGCTGGCCGCCTTCACGCTGGAGATGCTGCCCCAGGGCACGCGCCGGCGCGGCGCCGACGCGATCGCCGAGGCAGTCGAGGCCGCCGGAGCCGCCCTCGACACGCGCGCCGGCTACGAGGCCTCACAGCTCGTCTGCAGCGGGCGACGCGAACAACTGCCCCTCTGTCTCGGCCTCGTGGCCGAGTTGGTCCGCGCGCCGGCCTTTGCCCCGGCGGAGATCGAGGAGGTGCGTCGGCGCCTCCTCGGCGAGGTCAAGGATGCGCGAGACTCGCCCGCGACGCTCGCGGCGCTCCACTTCGCCAACCAGCTCTACGGCGACGCCCACCCGGCGGGCCGAGCGATCTCGGCCGAGTCGCTGGCGCGCATCGGCCGCGCCGAGCTGATCGCCTTCCACCAGCGCCATATCGTGCCACAGGGCACGGTGCTCGCCGTCACGGGCGATGTCGACCCGGCCGCCGTGACACGCCAGGTGCGTCAGCTCTTCGGCGGTTGGCGCGGTCACGCGCCACGACGAGCGCCGCCGCCGGCCCTGCCGCCTCTGGCTCAGGGGCTACGCGTGCTGCTCGTCGACAAGCCCGACCTGAGCCAGAGCTTCTTTGCGTTGGGCCATGCGGGCCCACGCCGCAGCGACCCGGCGCACGACGCCCTCCGCCTCGCCAACTACGTGCTCGGAGCCGGCGGTTTCTCCTCGCGCTTGATGCAGCAGGTGCGCTCCGCTGGGGGAAAGACCTACGGCATCTCCAGCGTCTTCGACGACCACCGGGATGATGGCGCCTTCCGCATTGCGAGCTTCACGCGCCATGAAGAGCTGGTCGCGACGCTGCGCCTGGTGCTCCACGAGTTGCGGGAGCTGCGCCGGCGACCGCCCAGCAGCGCGGAGTTGCGCGGGGCCAAAGGTCAGCTCGCCGGCGGCTATGTGCTGGAGTACCAGACCGCCGCCCACCTTGCGTCGGCGCTGGCGCGCGCACAGCTCCACGGCCTACCTGACAGCTACGTCAGCGAGCTACCACTGCGACTCGACGCGCTGACCACCGACGCCGTGGCGGCGGCCGTCGACAGCCACCTGCGCTCGGACGCGCTGGTCGGCGCGGTGGTCGGCCGCGCCGCGACCGTGGGCCCGCTGCTACAACGCGCCGGCATCGCCTTCACGACGATTTCGTATCTGGCGCCGATCAGCGCGGCCGAGCGCAGCGCAGCCGCCAGGCCCCTCCCCTGA
- a CDS encoding class I SAM-dependent methyltransferase — protein sequence MWDQRYSVPEYVYGTAPNDFLVAVAPRLPQGPMLCLAEGEGRNAVYLAGLGHEVDAVDASAVGLEKARRLAESRGVKLRTTVRDLGQLEIAEGYWAGIILIFCHLPAALRRPVHRACVAGLRPGGALVLEAYRPEQLALGTGGPPLRELLYTLAELREDFTGLDFVHAEELVRPLLEGSFHTGEGAVVQLLALKP from the coding sequence ATGTGGGATCAGCGCTACAGCGTCCCCGAGTATGTCTACGGTACGGCGCCCAACGACTTCCTCGTCGCCGTGGCGCCGCGGCTGCCGCAAGGGCCAATGCTTTGCCTCGCGGAGGGGGAGGGGCGCAACGCGGTCTACCTGGCGGGACTCGGCCATGAGGTCGACGCGGTCGATGCCTCGGCGGTTGGGCTCGAGAAGGCGCGGCGCCTGGCGGAGAGCCGTGGCGTGAAGCTGCGCACGACCGTGCGCGATCTTGGCCAGCTCGAGATCGCGGAGGGGTACTGGGCCGGCATCATTCTGATCTTCTGCCATCTTCCCGCGGCGCTGCGGCGGCCGGTACACCGCGCCTGCGTGGCGGGGCTGCGCCCCGGCGGTGCGCTCGTGCTCGAGGCCTACCGCCCTGAGCAGCTCGCCCTCGGCACGGGTGGGCCGCCGCTGCGCGAGCTGCTCTACACGCTGGCCGAGCTGCGCGAGGACTTCACGGGACTGGACTTCGTCCACGCCGAGGAGCTGGTGCGGCCCTTGCTCGAGGGCTCCTTCCACACCGGTGAAGGCGCGGTCGTGCAGCTCCTCGCGCTCAAGCCCTGA
- a CDS encoding insulinase family protein — protein MLALSVAALCATNPTIALAASKPAPPPAQEGAAGLVIQELKLPNGLRLVYARVPRLPAVTVQVWYHVGSRNEQPGLRGVAHMFEHMMFKGSTRVPPERHAQLLAGIGGEVNAFTAEDVTAYHNTLPRQYFDFAVALEAERMRHLVLTERTIASEREVVKEEKRLRLENSPIGRALEALRALAYRQHPYAWSPAGDLPDLDRVTVPLCQRFYDTYYRPNNATLVVVGDVSEEAARRAALTHFGPIAAGPPAPAVTAVEPPQQKLRERRADWPSQLNVVLGAYHIPNARHADLPALTVLATILGSGRSSRLHQALVRRGQLALGVGAFAEENEDPGLFIIYGYGLPSQDLARMRRLLLEQVEFLGKDSVTEAELRKARNQLATAHLRSRQTVDGLAYQIGISTYLQGDPRAFLGDVARIDRVTSADVQRVARAYLRSHNLSLVALPAQAPGAEGAK, from the coding sequence ATGTTAGCGCTCAGCGTCGCCGCCCTCTGCGCGACCAACCCGACGATCGCGCTCGCGGCGTCCAAGCCCGCGCCGCCGCCGGCGCAGGAGGGCGCCGCAGGGCTCGTCATCCAGGAGCTGAAGCTGCCCAATGGGCTGCGCTTGGTCTATGCGCGGGTGCCGCGCCTGCCCGCCGTCACCGTGCAGGTCTGGTACCACGTCGGCTCGAGGAATGAGCAGCCCGGGCTGCGCGGCGTGGCCCACATGTTCGAGCACATGATGTTCAAGGGATCGACGCGCGTGCCGCCCGAGCGGCACGCCCAGCTCCTCGCCGGCATCGGCGGCGAGGTCAACGCCTTTACGGCCGAGGATGTGACCGCCTACCACAACACGCTGCCGCGCCAGTACTTCGACTTCGCCGTCGCACTCGAGGCCGAGCGCATGCGCCACCTGGTCCTGACCGAGCGCACGATCGCCAGCGAGCGCGAGGTCGTGAAGGAAGAGAAGCGGCTCCGCCTCGAGAACAGCCCGATCGGCCGCGCCCTCGAGGCCTTGCGGGCGCTGGCCTACCGCCAACACCCCTACGCCTGGTCACCGGCCGGAGACCTCCCCGACCTCGACCGCGTCACCGTGCCGCTCTGCCAGCGCTTCTACGACACCTATTACCGGCCCAACAATGCCACCCTGGTGGTCGTCGGCGACGTCAGCGAGGAAGCGGCGCGCCGCGCTGCCCTGACCCACTTCGGGCCGATCGCCGCCGGGCCGCCCGCGCCCGCCGTCACCGCCGTCGAGCCACCGCAGCAAAAGCTGCGCGAGCGCCGTGCCGACTGGCCCTCGCAACTCAACGTCGTGCTCGGCGCCTACCACATTCCCAACGCGCGCCACGCGGACCTGCCCGCACTGACGGTGCTGGCGACGATCCTCGGCAGCGGACGCAGCTCACGCCTGCATCAGGCGCTGGTGCGGCGCGGCCAGCTGGCGCTCGGTGTCGGCGCCTTCGCCGAGGAGAATGAGGACCCGGGCCTCTTCATCATCTACGGCTACGGCCTACCGAGCCAGGACCTGGCTCGGATGCGACGCCTGCTGCTCGAGCAGGTCGAATTCCTCGGAAAGGACAGCGTAACCGAAGCGGAGCTGCGGAAGGCCCGCAATCAGCTCGCCACGGCGCACCTGCGAAGCCGGCAGACCGTCGATGGTCTCGCCTATCAAATCGGCATCTCGACCTATCTTCAGGGCGACCCACGCGCGTTTCTCGGCGACGTCGCGCGCATCGACCGCGTGACCTCCGCAGACGTCCAGCGCGTCGCCCGCGCCTACTTGCGCAGCCACAACCTCAGCCTGGTCGCGCTGCCGGCGCAGGCCCCTGGCGCGGAGGGGGCGAAATGA
- a CDS encoding PAS domain S-box protein: MTQPQLPADASRPEKPAAAESPSAGASAPRGRVERSTQHGTRRIFRRFAALALGLNALLGLGLMAFDVADSVIATRRFLAQRGELLVAICQRMQAATPDRAPAATVAEAARLSGEAMALLNADGRVVYATDPGIAAALTRLWGAAPRRGTRTAIARELGALSGVWLIAPLAADRWVLVIVGHRPEDEGVLEYMTVSAGVLGLGLAITFWLMLWGADGLLHRPLRRLVGQLTGALARDVERRRRAEDQAVRARLAAERLLAFRNNLIEASDALAIVATDAEGVIRICNRAAERLLGWAAEELVGCMTLGELRAQLGRPPQQEVQLGPLIETSGNEELLVDKHGRQHVAVISRSAILDGAVAAGELWTFVDVTEAKRLAAELQLNELQLIQSAKMASLGEMATGVAHELNQPLNNIGLLAARMRRRLDTLPDDQRAFWRERLEHVVGQVERAGRIIDQLRSFGRRRERSLQQVSLALPVQHVSEMLRALFEGAGIALEVTLPPALPPVLADASQLEQVLLNLLINAVDACGNSVSPRPGGGRVRVAAHECQGEDGRAAVCLQVRDNGPGMAAAVSERVFQPFFTTKEPGKGTGLGLSISYSLVSGFGGTLTVDSAPGAGACFNITLPRAPGGDDDGPSEDPPGR, from the coding sequence ATGACGCAACCTCAACTCCCCGCTGACGCATCGCGTCCCGAGAAGCCTGCTGCGGCCGAGTCGCCGTCCGCTGGCGCCTCGGCCCCACGGGGGCGGGTCGAGCGCTCGACGCAGCATGGCACGCGCCGCATCTTTCGCCGCTTCGCGGCGCTGGCGCTCGGCCTCAATGCGCTGCTCGGCCTCGGCCTGATGGCCTTTGACGTCGCCGACTCGGTGATCGCGACCCGCAGGTTCCTGGCGCAGCGCGGCGAGCTGCTGGTGGCGATCTGTCAGCGAATGCAAGCTGCCACGCCGGACCGCGCGCCCGCTGCCACCGTCGCCGAGGCAGCCCGGCTGAGCGGCGAGGCGATGGCGCTGCTCAACGCCGACGGGCGTGTGGTCTATGCGACCGATCCTGGCATCGCCGCTGCGCTGACGCGCCTCTGGGGCGCCGCGCCCCGCCGTGGCACGCGGACGGCGATCGCGCGCGAGCTGGGCGCGCTGAGCGGCGTGTGGCTGATCGCGCCGCTCGCCGCCGACCGGTGGGTGCTGGTCATCGTTGGGCATCGCCCCGAGGACGAGGGCGTGCTCGAGTACATGACGGTCAGCGCTGGCGTGCTCGGCCTCGGGCTGGCGATCACCTTCTGGCTGATGCTCTGGGGCGCCGACGGCCTGCTTCATCGGCCGCTACGCCGCTTGGTCGGCCAACTGACGGGCGCCCTCGCGCGTGACGTCGAGCGTCGCCGGCGGGCCGAGGATCAGGCGGTGCGGGCGCGGCTCGCTGCGGAGCGCTTGCTCGCCTTCCGCAACAACCTGATCGAGGCTTCGGATGCGCTGGCGATCGTCGCCACGGATGCCGAGGGGGTGATCCGCATTTGCAATCGCGCCGCCGAGCGCCTGCTCGGCTGGGCCGCCGAGGAGCTGGTGGGCTGCATGACCCTCGGCGAGCTGCGCGCGCAGCTCGGGCGGCCGCCGCAGCAGGAGGTCCAGCTCGGCCCGCTGATCGAAACCAGCGGCAACGAGGAGCTCCTCGTCGACAAGCACGGCCGCCAGCACGTGGCGGTGATCAGCCGCAGCGCCATTCTCGATGGGGCGGTGGCCGCGGGGGAGCTCTGGACCTTCGTCGACGTGACGGAGGCCAAGCGCCTGGCGGCCGAGCTGCAGCTCAACGAGCTGCAGCTGATTCAAAGCGCGAAGATGGCCAGCCTGGGCGAGATGGCGACGGGGGTGGCCCACGAGCTCAACCAGCCGCTGAACAACATCGGCCTGCTGGCGGCGCGGATGCGGCGCCGCCTCGACACGCTGCCCGACGATCAGCGCGCGTTCTGGCGCGAACGCCTGGAGCATGTCGTCGGTCAGGTCGAGCGCGCCGGGCGCATCATCGACCAACTGCGCAGCTTCGGCCGCCGCCGCGAGCGCAGCCTCCAGCAGGTGTCGCTCGCGTTGCCCGTGCAGCACGTCAGCGAGATGCTCCGCGCGCTCTTCGAGGGCGCCGGTATCGCGCTGGAGGTGACCCTGCCGCCCGCGCTGCCGCCCGTGCTCGCCGATGCGAGCCAGCTCGAACAGGTGCTGCTGAACCTGCTGATCAACGCCGTCGACGCCTGTGGCAACAGCGTGTCGCCGCGGCCGGGCGGCGGCCGCGTGCGCGTCGCCGCGCATGAGTGCCAGGGCGAGGACGGCCGCGCGGCGGTCTGCCTCCAGGTGCGCGACAACGGCCCCGGGATGGCGGCCGCCGTCAGCGAGCGCGTGTTCCAGCCCTTCTTCACCACCAAGGAGCCGGGCAAGGGCACGGGCTTGGGCTTGTCCATCAGCTATAGCCTCGTCAGCGGCTTCGGTGGCACACTGACGGTCGATTCAGCGCCGGGTGCTGGCGCCTGCTTCAACATCACACTGCCGCGGGCGCCGGGTGGCGATGACGATGGCCCGAGCGAAGATCCTCCTGGTCGATGA
- a CDS encoding amidohydrolase family protein, giving the protein MPPLTARGCPSRLEHRRARAPARRPASLWLLPLAILACRSRSPAVATPAPKARAQASAARPADDPRGHLPLIDSHVHLTPLPESMALAFRIFDAVGVVKFAVKSAGSWGSPRYRATRAFAERLGARMAFFINLDWSGVDEPGWGAREAEHLARAMREGASGLKIFKDLGLGVRLRNGRLLAADDARLDPIYARAAELGAIIAWHIADPVAFFAPPTPDNERYDELSLAPDWSFYGGDFPSHAELLAARDRVLRRQPRTTFLGIHLAGYPERLDYVSRLLEACPNLFVDTSARIPEIGHHPAAAARRFFLRHQDRILFGTDLIVSPEGLQLGSVSPKPPGFDEAVEFYRRHRRYFESADRQFEHPTPIQGRWRIDGIDLPIAVLRKLYYDNADRLIFAPRRAYLRATGAKPAAATPAQ; this is encoded by the coding sequence ATGCCCCCTTTGACCGCGCGCGGCTGCCCGTCCCGACTCGAGCACCGGAGAGCTCGGGCCCCCGCGCGCAGGCCAGCGTCGCTCTGGCTGCTGCCGCTCGCCATCCTAGCCTGTCGCAGCCGGTCGCCCGCCGTCGCAACGCCAGCCCCAAAGGCACGCGCGCAGGCCAGCGCGGCGCGGCCCGCGGACGATCCGCGCGGCCACCTGCCGCTGATCGACTCGCACGTCCATCTCACCCCGCTGCCCGAGTCGATGGCCCTCGCCTTTCGCATCTTCGACGCCGTCGGCGTCGTGAAGTTCGCGGTCAAGAGCGCGGGCAGCTGGGGAAGCCCACGCTACCGCGCCACGCGGGCGTTCGCCGAGCGACTCGGCGCGCGGATGGCCTTCTTCATCAATCTCGACTGGAGCGGCGTCGACGAGCCCGGCTGGGGTGCGCGCGAGGCCGAGCACCTGGCCCGCGCCATGCGCGAGGGCGCCAGCGGCTTGAAGATCTTCAAGGACCTCGGCCTCGGGGTGCGCCTGCGCAACGGCCGCCTGCTCGCCGCCGACGATGCGCGCCTCGATCCGATCTACGCGCGTGCGGCCGAGCTCGGGGCGATCATCGCCTGGCACATCGCCGACCCGGTCGCCTTCTTCGCGCCACCCACGCCTGATAACGAGCGGTACGACGAGCTCTCGCTGGCGCCAGACTGGAGCTTCTACGGCGGGGACTTTCCCAGCCACGCTGAGCTGCTCGCGGCGCGCGACCGCGTCCTGCGCCGGCAACCACGGACGACCTTCCTCGGGATTCACCTCGCCGGCTATCCCGAGCGCCTCGACTACGTCAGTCGCCTGCTCGAGGCCTGCCCCAACCTCTTCGTCGACACCTCAGCGCGCATTCCGGAGATCGGCCACCATCCGGCCGCTGCGGCGCGGCGCTTCTTCTTGCGACATCAGGACCGTATTCTCTTTGGGACAGACCTGATTGTCTCGCCCGAGGGGCTACAGCTCGGCTCGGTCTCGCCCAAGCCGCCGGGCTTCGACGAGGCGGTGGAGTTCTATCGCCGCCACCGGCGCTACTTCGAAAGCGCCGATCGCCAATTCGAGCATCCGACGCCGATTCAGGGCCGCTGGCGCATCGACGGCATCGACCTGCCGATTGCAGTCCTGCGCAAGCTCTACTACGACAATGCCGACCGGCTGATCTTCGCGCCGCGCCGCGCCTACCTGCGGGCCACTGGCGCCAAGCCGGCGGCTGCGACTCCCGCCCAATAG